One window of the Chloroflexota bacterium genome contains the following:
- the prmC gene encoding peptide chain release factor N(5)-glutamine methyltransferase codes for MADNALRTIQEALLWATERLAAAGCETPRLDAEILLCECAGVGRAFLLAHGAECVPAEAWPRFQEWVARREKREPLAYITGHREFYGMDFAVTPAVLVPRPETEHLVDEVLALAQTRYRTAQTILIADVGTGSGAIAIALAAHLPHAQVCALDSSREALEVAWRNAQRHGVRDRMCLVQSDLLERLPWAVDILVANLPYVADEEWPTLAPEIRFHEPSHALRGGANGLDLIRRLLGQAPAHLRPGGAVVLEIGAGHAAEVERLARAAFPGGHTRVGQDYAGLDRMVVIQTP; via the coding sequence ATGGCCGATAACGCACTGCGTACCATTCAAGAGGCGCTCCTCTGGGCGACGGAGCGGCTGGCTGCCGCCGGCTGCGAGACACCGCGTCTGGACGCCGAGATCCTGCTGTGCGAGTGCGCGGGCGTGGGGCGCGCCTTCCTGCTGGCCCACGGCGCCGAGTGCGTGCCCGCCGAGGCATGGCCGCGATTCCAAGAATGGGTCGCCCGCAGGGAGAAGCGCGAGCCGCTCGCCTACATCACCGGCCACCGCGAGTTCTACGGCATGGACTTCGCCGTTACGCCCGCAGTGCTGGTGCCGCGCCCCGAGACCGAGCACCTGGTGGACGAGGTCCTGGCCCTGGCACAGACGAGGTACAGGACCGCGCAAACCATCCTCATCGCCGACGTGGGCACGGGCAGCGGCGCTATCGCCATCGCGTTGGCCGCCCACCTGCCCCACGCGCAGGTCTGCGCGCTGGATTCATCCCGCGAGGCGCTGGAAGTCGCCTGGCGCAACGCCCAGCGCCACGGCGTGCGGGACCGCATGTGCCTGGTCCAGAGCGACCTGCTGGAGCGCCTGCCGTGGGCGGTGGACATCCTGGTGGCCAACCTGCCCTACGTGGCCGACGAGGAGTGGCCGACGCTGGCCCCCGAGATCCGCTTCCACGAGCCGTCGCACGCCCTGCGCGGCGGCGCCAACGGCCTGGACCTGATCCGCCGCCTGTTGGGCCAGGCCCCGGCGCACCTTCGGCCCGGGGGCGCGGTGGTGCTGGAAATCGGCGCCGGGCATGCGGCGGAGGTGGAGCGGCTGGCGCGGGCCGCGTTCCCCGGCGGGCACACCCGCGTCGGGCAGGACTACGCCGGCCTGGACCGCATGGTGGTCATCCAGACGCCCTAG
- the prfA gene encoding peptide chain release factor 1 has protein sequence MFEKLAQIAERYEELNRLMADPEISQDHEKVRIYAQEQVEIEPIVSLYRRYQAVERQIESARALLEEETDEEVRELARDEIQSLEAQKDELYQQLRLALLPKDPNDEKDVIVEIRAGAGGDEAGLFAAELARMYMRYAESKGWKTSVISYNESGIGGYKEIIFEVQGRGAYSRLKYESGVHRVQRVPVTESSGRIHTSTATVAVLPEADEVEVEIDPNDLRIDVYRSTGHGGQSVNTTDSAVRITHIPTGIVVSCQDERSQLQNKMRAMSVLRARLYDMELQKQIAQRTDARRAQVGTGERSEKIRTYNFPQNRVTDHRIHYTTHRLEDVLAGDLDEIIDQLALADQAEKLKASLEQSIGESNGR, from the coding sequence ATGTTTGAGAAGTTGGCTCAAATTGCCGAGCGATACGAAGAACTGAATAGATTGATGGCCGACCCGGAAATCAGCCAGGACCACGAAAAGGTGCGCATCTACGCCCAAGAGCAGGTGGAGATTGAGCCCATCGTGTCGTTGTACCGCCGCTACCAGGCGGTGGAGCGACAGATAGAGTCGGCGCGCGCCCTGCTGGAAGAGGAGACCGACGAGGAAGTGCGCGAACTGGCCCGCGACGAGATCCAGAGCCTGGAAGCGCAGAAGGACGAACTCTACCAGCAACTGCGCCTGGCGCTGTTGCCCAAGGATCCCAACGACGAGAAAGACGTCATCGTGGAGATTCGCGCGGGCGCGGGCGGGGACGAGGCGGGGCTCTTCGCCGCCGAGTTGGCCCGCATGTACATGCGCTACGCCGAATCCAAGGGCTGGAAGACCTCGGTCATCAGTTACAACGAGAGCGGCATCGGCGGCTACAAGGAGATCATCTTTGAGGTTCAGGGCCGCGGGGCCTACTCGCGCCTGAAGTACGAGAGCGGCGTCCACCGCGTGCAGCGCGTGCCGGTAACCGAGTCCAGCGGGCGCATCCACACATCCACGGCGACGGTGGCCGTCCTGCCCGAGGCCGACGAGGTGGAGGTGGAGATTGACCCCAACGACCTGCGCATTGACGTGTACCGCTCCACCGGCCACGGCGGCCAGAGCGTCAACACCACCGACTCGGCCGTGCGCATCACCCACATCCCCACAGGCATCGTGGTCTCGTGCCAGGACGAACGCTCGCAGTTGCAGAACAAAATGCGGGCGATGAGCGTGCTGCGCGCGCGGCTCTACGACATGGAACTACAGAAGCAAATCGCCCAGCGGACCGACGCCCGCCGCGCCCAGGTCGGAACCGGCGAACGCAGCGAGAAGATCCGCACCTACAACTTCCCGCAGAACCGCGTTACCGACCACCGCATTCACTACACGACGCACCGACTGGAAGACGTGCTGGCCGGAGACCTGGACGAGATCATTGACCAACTGGCCCTGGCCGACCAGGCCGAGAAACTGAAAGCGTCGCTGGAACAGAGCATCGGAGAAAGCAATGGCCGATAA
- a CDS encoding phosphatidate cytidylyltransferase: MLRTRVLSAAILLPIVAVVVYLGGLWLFALMAAALSLAAWEFRGMMRKGGFRPEFLCLYLPLAVLLVLAQGRWDAYLPLALTALFILTLSWQLLLPNRTTPTADWALALGMGLYLGWMGGHFLRIRALDNGLAWAAIALVTTWISDSGAYFVGTWLGRHKLAPRLSPKKTWEGIVGGWLTAEVAAVLLGRLVGLTTPQGLTIGLAVAVLAPLGDLSISMMKRQVGVKDSGNLIPGHGGMLDRLDSLLFVVPAVYYLATWFR; encoded by the coding sequence TTGTTACGAACACGCGTACTCAGCGCCGCCATACTGTTGCCCATCGTAGCGGTGGTGGTCTATCTGGGCGGGCTTTGGCTCTTCGCCCTGATGGCCGCTGCCCTGTCGCTGGCTGCCTGGGAATTCCGCGGCATGATGCGCAAGGGCGGCTTCCGGCCGGAGTTCCTGTGCCTCTACCTGCCGCTGGCAGTCCTGCTGGTGCTGGCGCAGGGGCGGTGGGACGCCTACCTGCCGCTGGCGCTGACGGCGCTGTTCATCCTCACCCTGTCGTGGCAACTGCTGCTGCCCAACCGCACGACGCCGACCGCCGACTGGGCGTTGGCATTGGGCATGGGCTTGTACCTGGGCTGGATGGGCGGGCACTTCCTGCGCATCCGCGCCCTGGACAACGGCCTGGCATGGGCCGCCATCGCGCTGGTTACGACCTGGATCAGCGACAGCGGCGCCTACTTCGTCGGCACGTGGCTTGGCCGGCACAAACTGGCCCCCCGCCTCAGCCCCAAGAAGACCTGGGAGGGCATCGTCGGCGGATGGCTCACCGCCGAGGTCGCCGCCGTCCTGCTGGGGCGGCTCGTGGGCCTCACCACCCCCCAGGGGCTGACCATCGGGCTGGCCGTCGCGGTCCTCGCGCCGCTCGGGGATTTGAGCATCTCCATGATGAAGCGGCAGGTCGGCGTCAAGGATTCGGGCAACCTCATCCCAGGGCATGGCGGGATGCTGGACCGGCTGGATAGCCTGCTGTTCGTCGTCCCGGCGGTCTACTACTTGGCGACCTGGTTCCGGTAG
- the uppS gene encoding di-trans,poly-cis-decaprenylcistransferase: MDGNGRWAQARGLPRLAGHRAGTENLRRILQACADFGIEVLTVYAFSTENWARPEEEVKGLMALLMQYVRHELDNLDRNGVQIRHSGKVEGISPDILHEIERAVERTRHNSKIILNVAFNYGGRAEIVEATRRMIRDGVKPDEVTDALFERYLYTAGLPDPDLIIRTAGEMRLSNFLLWQAAYAEYYSSPVYWPDFNEAELYKALAEYARRERKFGRVPPAGGGIAGDTQATAAPGAEASG, translated from the coding sequence ATGGACGGCAACGGGCGCTGGGCGCAGGCGAGGGGGCTTCCCCGCCTCGCGGGGCATCGGGCCGGAACCGAAAACCTGCGACGCATCTTGCAGGCGTGCGCCGATTTCGGCATAGAAGTGCTGACCGTCTATGCGTTTTCTACCGAGAACTGGGCACGCCCCGAAGAGGAAGTCAAGGGCCTCATGGCGCTGCTGATGCAGTATGTGCGGCATGAACTGGACAACCTGGACCGCAACGGCGTGCAGATTCGCCACAGCGGCAAGGTGGAAGGCATCTCGCCCGACATTCTCCACGAGATAGAGCGCGCCGTGGAGCGAACCCGCCACAACTCCAAGATCATCCTGAACGTCGCCTTCAACTACGGCGGGCGGGCCGAAATCGTAGAGGCCACGCGCCGCATGATACGCGACGGGGTCAAGCCGGACGAGGTTACCGACGCGCTGTTTGAGCGGTATCTGTACACCGCCGGCTTGCCCGACCCCGACCTGATCATCCGCACGGCGGGCGAGATGCGGCTGAGCAACTTCCTGCTCTGGCAGGCCGCCTACGCCGAATACTACTCGTCGCCGGTCTACTGGCCCGACTTCAACGAGGCCGAACTGTACAAGGCCCTTGCCGAGTACGCCAGGCGCGAACGGAAATTCGGGCGGGTTCCGCCTGCCGGCGGCGGCATCGCGGGGGACACGCAGGCGACCGCCGCGCCCGGCGCCGAAGCATCAGGCTAA
- the frr gene encoding ribosome recycling factor has translation MIKELLTETEQRMEKALEALSSDLVGIRTGRASPALVERLMVDYYGVPTPLNQIASIAVPEPRLLAIRPWDQAGLAAIEKAILKSDLGLTPMNDGKIIRLVIPPLTEERRRELVKLVARRVEEARVAIRNLRRDAIETARELEEEKMISEDDLYRAKEEIQELTDRMIQRADEIGKHKENEILEV, from the coding sequence ATGATTAAGGAACTGCTGACAGAAACCGAACAACGTATGGAAAAGGCGCTGGAAGCCCTTTCGTCCGACCTGGTCGGCATCCGCACAGGGCGGGCGTCGCCTGCGCTGGTGGAGCGGCTCATGGTGGACTACTACGGGGTGCCCACGCCGCTGAACCAGATCGCCAGCATCGCCGTGCCCGAACCCAGGCTGCTGGCCATCCGCCCGTGGGATCAGGCAGGGCTGGCCGCCATTGAGAAGGCCATCCTGAAGTCCGATCTGGGGCTGACGCCGATGAACGACGGCAAGATCATCCGTCTGGTCATCCCGCCCCTGACCGAGGAACGACGGCGCGAACTGGTGAAACTCGTCGCCAGGCGCGTGGAAGAGGCGCGCGTGGCCATTCGCAACCTGCGCCGCGATGCCATTGAGACCGCCCGCGAACTGGAAGAAGAGAAGATGATCTCCGAGGATGATCTGTATCGCGCCAAAGAGGAGATTCAGGAACTTACCGACCGCATGATCCAGCGGGCCGACGAAATCGGCAAGCACAAAGAAAACGAGATCCTTGAAGTCTAG
- a CDS encoding UMP kinase: MPQLKYKRILLKVGGEALAGPKGYGIDPEAAEALAAKIAVLKSYGAEVAIVLGAGNIWRGIDGISHGMERATADHMGMLATVMNALALQDALERAGLDTRVQTAIEMRAVAEPYIRLRAIRHLEKGRVVIMGAGTGNPFFTTDTAAALRAVEINADVLIKATKVDAVYDADPHKHPEAKRFEKLTYIEALNLRVGVLDSTAISLCMDNDMPIVVVNLWEPHSVEKVLFGEPIGTLIYH, encoded by the coding sequence ATGCCGCAACTGAAGTACAAGAGGATTCTGCTCAAGGTCGGCGGGGAGGCGCTGGCAGGCCCGAAGGGGTACGGCATTGACCCCGAGGCCGCCGAGGCGCTGGCCGCCAAGATCGCCGTGCTCAAATCCTACGGCGCAGAGGTGGCCATCGTGCTGGGCGCGGGCAACATCTGGCGCGGCATTGACGGCATCAGCCACGGCATGGAACGCGCCACCGCCGACCACATGGGGATGCTGGCCACCGTCATGAACGCGCTGGCGCTGCAGGACGCGCTGGAGCGCGCGGGCCTGGATACGCGCGTCCAGACCGCCATTGAGATGCGCGCCGTCGCCGAACCCTACATCCGACTCCGCGCCATCCGCCACCTGGAGAAGGGGCGCGTCGTCATCATGGGCGCGGGCACCGGCAACCCCTTCTTCACCACCGACACGGCAGCGGCCCTGCGGGCGGTGGAGATCAACGCCGACGTGCTCATCAAGGCTACCAAGGTGGATGCCGTGTACGACGCGGACCCGCACAAGCATCCCGAGGCCAAACGCTTTGAGAAACTCACGTACATTGAGGCGCTGAACCTGCGCGTGGGCGTGTTGGACAGCACGGCCATCAGCCTGTGCATGGACAACGACATGCCCATCGTCGTCGTCAACTTGTGGGAACCGCACAGCGTAGAGAAAGTGCTGTTCGGAGAACCGATCGGCACACTCATCTACCATTAG
- the tsf gene encoding translation elongation factor Ts, which yields MEITATMIKELREQTGAGVLDCKKALETNGGDFQKAIAYLKEKGLAAAAKRADREVPEGVIGFYVHPGSRVAGLVEVNCETDFVARTNEFQQLAKDLAMHVVAMAPKYLSPEDIPSAVLEEKRRAALSELEGTNKPAEVVEKIVQGKLEKFYNEVCLLRQAFIKDETMTIQDLVTQVAAKVGENTRIRRFVRYEVGEEL from the coding sequence ATGGAGATCACGGCAACAATGATAAAGGAACTGCGCGAGCAGACAGGCGCAGGAGTTTTGGATTGCAAAAAGGCCCTGGAGACAAACGGCGGAGACTTCCAGAAGGCCATTGCCTATCTCAAGGAGAAAGGGCTGGCGGCGGCAGCGAAGCGCGCAGACCGCGAAGTGCCCGAGGGCGTCATCGGCTTCTACGTGCATCCCGGAAGCCGCGTCGCCGGACTGGTGGAAGTGAACTGCGAGACCGACTTCGTAGCACGCACCAACGAGTTCCAGCAGTTGGCGAAGGACCTGGCCATGCACGTCGTGGCCATGGCGCCCAAGTACTTGTCGCCCGAGGACATCCCGTCGGCCGTGCTGGAGGAAAAACGCCGCGCCGCGCTGAGCGAACTTGAGGGAACCAACAAGCCCGCCGAAGTCGTGGAGAAAATCGTCCAGGGGAAACTGGAGAAGTTCTACAACGAGGTCTGTCTGTTGCGCCAGGCATTCATCAAAGACGAGACCATGACCATCCAAGACCTGGTAACCCAGGTGGCGGCGAAGGTCGGCGAGAACACTCGGATCCGGCGCTTCGTCCGCTACGAAGTGGGCGAGGAACTGTGA
- the rpsB gene encoding 30S ribosomal protein S2, translated as MAIVSMKELLEAGVHFGHRRRRWNPKMKPFIFTERKGIHIIDLQQTLSRLEAAYNVTRETVGNGGIVLFVGTKKQAQDTIAEEATRCNMPFVNQRWLGGTLTNFRTIRQRIEYMEALERRFESGDINRLTKKEILLYQRELEKLHVRFGGLRKLTRLPDLLFVVDVKREEIGIKEARTLGIPVIAMVDTNCDPDPVDYVIPSNDDAIRAIRLMTSKIADAVLEGLAIRSTMEAEEEAAREAQAAAEAARKTQAEEAGELEYTYEDEDERLLGESTLAKLRSGLFAGEDDEDATEEHEVEELEDEFEAEDVEDEEE; from the coding sequence ATGGCGATCGTTTCAATGAAAGAACTCCTGGAGGCGGGAGTTCACTTCGGGCACCGCAGGCGGCGGTGGAACCCGAAGATGAAACCCTTCATCTTCACGGAGCGCAAGGGGATTCACATCATTGACCTGCAGCAGACGCTGAGTCGGCTGGAGGCGGCTTACAACGTTACCCGCGAAACCGTGGGCAACGGCGGCATCGTCCTCTTCGTGGGGACCAAGAAGCAGGCGCAGGACACCATCGCCGAAGAGGCCACGCGCTGCAATATGCCGTTTGTCAATCAGCGGTGGCTGGGCGGAACGCTGACCAACTTCCGCACCATCCGCCAGCGGATTGAGTACATGGAGGCGCTGGAAAGGCGATTTGAGAGCGGCGACATCAACCGCCTGACGAAGAAGGAAATCCTGCTGTACCAGCGGGAACTGGAAAAATTGCATGTCCGCTTTGGCGGGCTGCGCAAACTGACCCGCCTGCCGGATTTGCTGTTCGTGGTGGACGTGAAGCGGGAGGAAATCGGCATCAAGGAGGCCCGCACCCTGGGCATCCCGGTCATCGCCATGGTGGACACCAACTGCGATCCCGATCCGGTGGACTACGTGATCCCGTCCAACGACGACGCGATCCGCGCCATTCGGCTGATGACCTCCAAGATCGCCGACGCCGTGCTGGAAGGCCTGGCCATCCGCAGCACGATGGAAGCCGAAGAGGAAGCCGCCCGCGAAGCACAGGCCGCGGCAGAAGCCGCCCGCAAGACACAGGCCGAGGAGGCCGGAGAACTGGAATACACCTACGAGGATGAGGACGAGCGCCTCTTGGGCGAGTCAACCCTGGCGAAACTGCGGTCTGGCCTGTTCGCAGGCGAAGATGACGAAGACGCCACCGAGGAGCATGAGGTCGAGGAACTAGAGGACGAGTTTGAGGCCGAAGATGTAGAGGACGAAGAAGAGTAG